A genomic stretch from Thermomonospora umbrina includes:
- a CDS encoding SDR family oxidoreductase, giving the protein MSERPAQSQAYPGRTEDMTPEPRDEMRDYAGGGLLDGARALITGGDSGIGRAVSVALAKEGADVALTYLSEDADARHTAKLVEQEGRRCVTFGGDLAEERHCREVVAHAARDLGGLDVLVLHHGTQEPVQDLREIDDAQLRRTFDVNVLSLFWLVQSALDHLGEGSSIVVTGSINGLRGNKTLIDYAATKAAAMNLVQSLAQNLMDKGIRVNCVAPGPVWTPLIPSTMPPEKVETFGQQAPMGRAADPDEIAPSYVFFASNRLSSYYTGQTLVPAGGEIHPG; this is encoded by the coding sequence ATGAGCGAACGACCGGCACAGAGCCAGGCGTACCCCGGCCGTACCGAGGACATGACACCCGAGCCACGGGACGAGATGCGCGACTACGCCGGCGGCGGTCTGCTCGACGGCGCGCGAGCCCTGATCACCGGCGGCGACTCCGGCATCGGCAGGGCGGTGAGCGTCGCCCTCGCCAAGGAGGGCGCCGACGTCGCGCTCACGTACCTCTCCGAGGACGCCGACGCCCGGCACACCGCCAAGCTGGTCGAGCAGGAGGGCCGCCGCTGCGTCACCTTCGGCGGGGACCTGGCCGAGGAACGGCACTGCCGCGAGGTCGTCGCCCACGCCGCCCGCGACCTGGGCGGGCTGGACGTCCTGGTGCTGCACCACGGCACCCAAGAGCCCGTCCAGGACCTGCGGGAGATCGACGACGCCCAACTACGGCGAACGTTCGACGTGAACGTCCTCAGCCTGTTCTGGCTCGTTCAGTCGGCGCTCGACCATCTGGGAGAGGGCTCGTCGATCGTCGTCACCGGCTCCATCAACGGGTTGCGGGGCAACAAGACGCTCATCGACTACGCGGCGACGAAGGCGGCCGCGATGAACCTCGTCCAGTCCCTGGCGCAGAACCTCATGGACAAGGGCATCCGGGTCAACTGCGTCGCCCCGGGCCCGGTGTGGACGCCCCTCATCCCGTCCACCATGCCACCGGAGAAGGTGGAGACCTTCGGGCAGCAGGCTCCCATGGGGCGCGCCGCCGATCCGGACGAGATCGCGCCCTCATACGTGTTCTTCGCCAGCAACCGCCTGTCGTCGTACTACACGGGGCAGACCCTCGTCCCCGCGGGCGGCGAGATCCACCCGGGCTGA
- a CDS encoding DNA topoisomerase IB — protein MELERSDPAEPGIRRRRHGRGFRYLDAAGGPVSPEEVSRIKGLVIPPAWKDVWICPDPDGHIQATGTDGAGRRQYLYHPLWREQRDREKHDRVLDFAERLPVIRERIAEHLKGRGFTRERVLAAAVRLIDLGFFRAGGEEYAEENGTYGLATVLREHVTCRKDQVVFEYPAKGSKERYQAVAEEDVCKVVSGLKRRRDDGPELLAHRAPGGRWHDVTTGDINEYLREISGGDFTAKDFRTWHATVLAAVGLAVSTKAAASSEGTRRRAVSRVVQEVADYLGNTPAVARASYIDPRVIDSYERGVTIAVTDLGRDADFGELATQGRTERAVLDLLRPG, from the coding sequence GTGGAGCTTGAGCGCAGCGATCCGGCGGAACCCGGCATACGGCGGCGACGGCACGGTCGGGGCTTCCGCTACCTGGACGCGGCCGGGGGGCCGGTGAGCCCCGAGGAGGTCTCCCGCATCAAGGGCCTGGTGATCCCGCCCGCCTGGAAGGACGTGTGGATCTGCCCCGACCCCGACGGGCACATCCAGGCCACCGGGACCGACGGCGCCGGACGCCGCCAGTATCTGTACCACCCGCTGTGGCGCGAGCAACGCGACCGTGAGAAGCACGACCGGGTGCTGGACTTCGCCGAACGCCTGCCGGTCATCCGCGAGCGGATCGCCGAGCACCTCAAGGGGCGCGGCTTCACCCGCGAACGCGTTCTCGCCGCCGCCGTCCGCCTGATCGACCTCGGCTTCTTCCGGGCGGGCGGAGAGGAGTACGCCGAGGAGAACGGAACCTATGGGCTGGCGACCGTACTCCGCGAACACGTCACGTGCCGTAAGGACCAGGTGGTGTTCGAGTACCCGGCCAAGGGCTCCAAGGAGCGCTACCAGGCGGTCGCCGAGGAGGACGTCTGCAAAGTCGTCAGCGGCCTCAAACGGCGTCGCGACGACGGTCCGGAGTTGCTCGCCCACCGGGCGCCCGGCGGGCGATGGCACGACGTGACCACCGGGGACATCAACGAATACCTGCGCGAGATCTCCGGGGGCGACTTCACCGCTAAGGACTTCCGCACCTGGCACGCCACCGTGCTGGCCGCCGTAGGGCTCGCCGTGTCCACCAAGGCGGCCGCGTCCTCCGAGGGCACCCGCAGGCGCGCGGTGAGCCGCGTCGTACAGGAGGTCGCCGACTACCTGGGGAACACCCCGGCCGTGGCGCGCGCCTCCTACATCGACCCGCGCGTCATCGACTCGTACGAACGGGGCGTGACGATCGCGGTCACCGACCTCGGGCGGGACGCGGACTTCGGTGAACTCGCCACCCAGGGGCGCACCGAACGCGCCGTACTCGACCTTCTCCGCCCTGGCTGA
- a CDS encoding crotonase/enoyl-CoA hydratase family protein: MTDAVLTETEGAVLVITINRPEAKNAVNGAVAQGIADAVEEFDGRKDLSVAVITGAGGTFCSGMDLKAFLKGEAPWVDGRGFAGLVERPPLKPLIAAVEGYALAGGCEVALSCDMIVASRDAKFGLPEPKRGLVAAGGGLLRLPQRIPYHIAMEVALTGDFYTAERMAELGFVNRLAENGGALAAAKELALKIAENAPLALAATKKIIVESPEWAADEVWAKQGEIVGPVFGSKDAMEGPAAFAEKRKPVWQGE, from the coding sequence ATGACCGACGCCGTACTCACCGAGACCGAGGGCGCCGTCCTCGTCATCACCATCAACCGCCCCGAGGCCAAGAACGCGGTGAACGGGGCCGTCGCCCAGGGCATCGCCGACGCGGTCGAGGAGTTCGACGGCCGCAAGGACCTGTCCGTGGCGGTCATCACCGGGGCGGGCGGCACGTTCTGCTCCGGGATGGACCTCAAGGCCTTCCTCAAGGGCGAGGCCCCGTGGGTGGACGGCCGGGGCTTCGCGGGCCTGGTGGAGCGTCCCCCGCTCAAGCCGCTGATCGCTGCGGTGGAGGGCTACGCGCTGGCCGGCGGCTGCGAGGTCGCGCTGTCCTGCGACATGATCGTGGCCTCCCGGGACGCCAAGTTCGGCCTGCCCGAGCCCAAGCGCGGCCTGGTGGCGGCGGGCGGCGGTCTGCTGCGACTGCCGCAGCGGATCCCGTACCACATCGCCATGGAGGTCGCCCTGACCGGCGACTTCTACACCGCGGAGCGGATGGCCGAGCTGGGCTTCGTCAACCGGCTGGCCGAGAACGGCGGTGCGCTGGCGGCGGCCAAGGAACTGGCCCTGAAGATCGCCGAGAACGCCCCGCTGGCGCTCGCGGCGACCAAGAAGATCATCGTCGAGTCGCCTGAGTGGGCCGCCGACGAGGTCTGGGCCAAGCAGGGCGAGATCGTCGGCCCGGTCTTCGGCTCCAAGGACGCCATGGAGGGCCCGGCGGCCTTCGCCGAGAAGCGCAAGCCGGTCTGGCAGGGCGAGTGA
- a CDS encoding SDR family oxidoreductase — translation MDLNGVSAVVSGGASGLGEATARDLAAKGVKVVVADLNEDKGKALADELGGVFVKTDVSDETQVQAAVQAAVDTGVPLRIIVNSAGIGWVTRTVDRAGNPHDLASFQKVIEINLIGTFNLMRIGAAAIAKTEPVDTDGLRGVVINTASVAALEGQTGQVAYSASKGGIVGMTLPAARDLAAVGIRVNTVCPGIIDTPIYGEGEAAEEFKAKLAQPVPFPKRMGKASEFAQIVRALIENDYMNGETVRFDGGIRFQPK, via the coding sequence ATGGACCTGAACGGAGTCTCCGCCGTCGTCTCCGGTGGCGCGAGCGGCCTCGGCGAGGCCACCGCCCGCGACCTCGCGGCCAAGGGCGTCAAGGTGGTCGTGGCCGACCTCAACGAGGACAAGGGCAAGGCGCTGGCCGACGAGCTCGGCGGCGTGTTCGTCAAGACCGACGTCTCCGACGAGACCCAGGTGCAGGCCGCGGTGCAGGCCGCCGTCGACACCGGCGTCCCGCTGCGGATCATCGTCAACAGCGCCGGCATCGGCTGGGTCACCCGCACCGTCGACCGCGCCGGCAACCCGCACGACCTGGCGTCGTTCCAGAAGGTCATCGAGATCAACCTGATCGGCACCTTCAACCTGATGCGGATCGGCGCGGCGGCCATCGCCAAGACCGAGCCCGTCGACACCGACGGCCTGCGCGGCGTCGTCATCAACACCGCCTCCGTGGCGGCCCTCGAGGGCCAGACCGGCCAGGTGGCGTACTCGGCGTCCAAGGGCGGCATCGTCGGCATGACCCTGCCGGCCGCCCGCGACCTCGCCGCCGTCGGCATCCGCGTCAACACCGTCTGCCCGGGGATCATCGACACCCCGATCTACGGCGAGGGCGAGGCCGCCGAGGAGTTCAAGGCCAAGCTGGCCCAGCCGGTGCCCTTCCCCAAGCGGATGGGCAAGGCGTCGGAGTTCGCGCAGATCGTTCGCGCGCTCATCGAGAACGACTACATGAACGGCGAGACGGTCCGCTTCGACGGCGGCATCCGCTTCCAGCCCAAGTAA
- a CDS encoding metallophosphoesterase family protein, with translation MIRVAAIADIHVGPETAGSYRKRLIDLADHADVLLVAGDLTRHGTPEEGLVAAGELRDAPVPVVAVLGNHDYHSDAEIEIAAMLGDAGVTVVEGDGAIIDCDGTRLGVAGGKGFGGGFAGRSAGEFGEPEMKSFVRHTREFSDRLRGSLEDLERKGADVRIALTHYSPVKDTLAGEPLEIYPFLGSYLMAEAIDEAGADLAVHGHAHMGSEKGITPNGVRVRNVALPVIKQAYAVYCLAGEKAAEPVEVAQGAW, from the coding sequence ATGATCCGAGTTGCCGCCATCGCGGACATCCACGTCGGGCCGGAGACCGCCGGCTCCTACCGCAAGCGGCTGATCGACCTCGCCGATCACGCCGACGTGCTGCTGGTGGCGGGGGACCTCACCCGGCACGGCACGCCCGAGGAGGGCCTGGTCGCGGCGGGCGAGCTCCGGGACGCCCCCGTCCCGGTCGTCGCGGTGCTGGGCAACCACGACTACCACTCCGACGCCGAGATCGAGATCGCCGCGATGCTGGGCGACGCGGGGGTCACGGTCGTGGAGGGCGACGGCGCGATCATCGACTGCGACGGGACCCGGCTGGGCGTCGCCGGCGGCAAGGGCTTCGGCGGCGGATTCGCCGGCCGCAGCGCCGGGGAGTTCGGCGAGCCGGAGATGAAGTCGTTCGTCCGCCACACCCGGGAGTTCTCCGATCGGCTGCGCGGGTCGCTGGAGGACCTGGAGCGGAAGGGGGCGGACGTCCGGATCGCGCTGACCCACTACTCGCCCGTCAAGGACACGTTGGCCGGGGAGCCGCTGGAGATCTACCCGTTCCTGGGCAGCTACCTGATGGCGGAGGCGATCGACGAGGCGGGCGCCGACCTCGCCGTCCACGGGCACGCGCACATGGGCAGCGAGAAGGGCATCACGCCCAACGGCGTAAGGGTACGGAACGTGGCGCTACCGGTCATCAAGCAGGCGTACGCGGTGTACTGCCTGGCCGGGGAGAAGGCCGCCGAGCCCGTCGAGGTCGCCCAAGGGGCCTGGTAG